CGGTGATGCCCTGGACCAGGCAGTCCTTGTTCTGGGAGTCCTGCGTCTCCCGGAGCCCAGCTTTCCGTCCCTTCTGTGCGAGACGGTCCAGATACTGCAGGCACCGGGCGAACCGTGGCGAGTACGAGAATCGCGTTAACTCCCTCGTAGTCGACGTTCGGCGCTGATATACCGCCGAGACCGCAGCCCGGAACGCTACACGGGGCTACTCGCACCTGGCCGTAGCTATAACGAGGACAGTGCCCTTCCCTTCAGCCCGTGCTCTTCTTTCCGTCTAGCGCTTCGCGGATGATGTCGGCGTGGCCGGCATGCTGGGCGGTGTCCAGCACAACGTGCAGCAGCACTCGGCGGACCGTCCAGCGCTCCTCGGTGAAGAAGGGGCTATCCGGCAGCGCGATGGTGGTGTCCAGGTCGGGCTGTGTGGCGATCAACGTGTCGAACCGGCGGTTCGACACGTCGTAGCCGGCGAGCAGAGCATCCAGCGTCTCGCCCGGCATCATGCGGAACTGCTCGGCATGGCGGGCCCAGTCCGCCTCAGTCAGGCTGGCAAAGTCCGGCAGCGCAGACGGGCCCTCCGCCAGGAAATTCGCCCACATCTGCTCTACAGCCGTGACGTGCTTGACCAAGCCGCCCAGACAGAGGTCGCTGACGGTGGTGCGTCGGCGGGCTTCCTCGTCGCTCAGGCCGCTGATGGTCCCCCGCAAGGACTGCCGGGCCCGGTCGATCTGGGCGACCAGGTCGGCATGCTCACCGTTTCTGTTCTGATTACCATCGGTCGTGCTCTCACTCATAATCCGTACCTCTTCCGCCTTGTCAGGCTGGCGGCCTGGTATGTGCCCGCGATCCCGGAATACCTAGACCGCGTCATTCCGATGCGATGTGATCAGTGGTCGTAGGCGATTGGAGATCGCATGATCGGCTGTGCGGTCTTGTGGTTGTGCCAGATCACCGCGGCCAGCGCGAGACGCGCCGAGCGACGCGCTCCAAGGTGCGGCCGCCGTGCTGTTCCAGGTCGAGCTGGCCTTTGAGAGTGTCGTTCACCAACTCGATCAACTGCCGTACCGGCTTCAGCAGGGGGCATCGCCCCCCAAGGAGTTCGAGGCCGATCTGGCCTTGTGCGGGGCGGAGTTGCTGCGGCCGTCGTTCAAGCGAGAGAAACCCCGTAAGGGCGACGGGAACGGACGAACCGCAACCACCTCGCCTCCGACGCGAAGCCCAGCATCGCCTGGGCCACGGCGAGGCAGACAAGCTCGCAGTCCGTCAACCGCGGAGGGCGGCCCAGCCATCTGGTATGTCCGATCTCGTCGTCGATCTCCACGCGCAGTGCGATGAGCAGGGCGTCCAGGTCATTCGTCACAGATCGATCTTGGATGCCCTGTCTGTGCTCCCGGACGCACCGTCAGCTTCCGGAATGGCTCGTCCAGGAGTCCTCTACGAGTCCTCGGCGGGCAGCTTCTCAGGGGCCAGGGCGCTGCCGAGCTGGTCGGCCACCACGTATGGGTTGACCGCGCCGTGGCGGCTTCCGATGGCGACATCGCGCCAGAACCTGCTCAGCGCATTGCCCCCCGTGAGCGCGCTGGAGCCGTGCAGATCGAGCAACATGTCCAGTGCCGTACGGCAGTCCCGTAGGGCGGACACCAGCTGCATTCGCGCGCCCGCCGCTTCGGTGGCCAAGAAGGTGTTACCAAGGTCGGCAGCATCGAGCATGTCCGCCACCCCCAGCGTGCGCTGCTCGGCGGTGTCCACGAGTTGGCTGGACTCGGCGAACAGGTGTCGCGCCGACGGTGACTGGCTGCGCCGTGTGTAGGGGGTGCCGAACACCGGTCGCTCGGTTGTCATCAATGGCCTGACCAGGTCCAACGCTCCCCGCGCCGCCCCGAGCAGCGGTGCTACCGTGTGCAGGACGACCGACAGCTGGCGCGTGCCGATGCCCGGACCCTCCAGGTGCTCGGGCTGAGTCATCAGGAACGAGTCCGGCACGAACACTTCCTCGGCCACCAAGGTGTGGCTGCCCGTGCCCCGCAGACCCACCGCTTGGTCCCAGGTCCGGTCGATCAGCAACTGTTCCGTGGGCAGTATGACCAGACACGCGCGGTCCATCCTCTCCTCGTCGATCACGCCCAGGCCCACCTCCGCCCACTGGGCTTCCAGGCACCCCGACGCGTAGGACCAGCGCCCGTCGACCAGGTAGCCGCCGTCCACCCTGCGGGCATGGCCTGAGGGCATGGCGGTGCCGCACACCCGCACGTTCGGGTCGGCGTACACGGCCTCCTGCGCCTCGGTCGTCATCCAGTCGAAGAAGAACGACTTGGCGGTGGCGCTCACCGCCGCGAGCCAGGTGGTCGAGGGGCACCCCGCGCCCAGTTCGGCAAAGACCCCAACCATCGTGCGGTGGTCGGCGTCGAGCCCCCCGAACTTCTCGGGGGTGGTCAGGGCGAACGCACCCGCTTGTTCGGCAGCCGCCCGACTTTCCACTGTGGGTCTTCCCTGCTCTTCCGTCGCCGCCGCGTTCGCTGCGAGCACCGCCCGAGCCGCTCGGGCGCGGCTGCACGGGTCGGCGGTGGCAGCCGAGGGAACGGTGGGATGATCAACCGGCATAGTAATTCTCCAAGCGATTCATGAGTCCAACGAGGCGAGCGGTCCGCGCACCCTCGTCGGGACCACCCGATATGCAGCAGTTCCGGCAGGCGGGGCAGGAAGTCCGCGTCCTCCAATCGCGTAGGCGATGGTTCCGTCGGATCGATGCTGGAGTGCACCAGCCAGTGCTCTATGAGCTGCCCGTCAGTCAAGGTGCGAACGTCGTCCCTGCCGTGGTGGAACGCGTTTCCTGTGAGGTCGCGATCGCGACCTCGTGACCCGCGGACTGCAACAACTGGGCCGTCGGCGCAATCATGGCCCACAGTTGCGACGGCACGGCAAGACTTGTCAGCACAACTTTCATGATCGACAGTCAAGATCGTGGAACGTCACGGTGCCATGTCCGGACGGTCACCGTGCATGTCCCGTTGTGCGCGCCCCGCACTACCCTGTAGCGGGTGGACTTGCTCAGCGACATCGCCAGCCGGATCCGGGGCGGTCACGCCTTCGCATGCCAAATCGGCGAACCGGGGCCGTGGCGGCAGAGGTTCCCGTCCAAAACCGGCATCGGCTTCCACGTCATCCAGCGCGGAACCGTCTGGCTGACATCCGCGGAGAAACCACCGGAGCGGGTGGCCGCAGGAGACGTGATCTTCCTTCCTTACGGTGCGGAACACGCGCTCCACGGCGAAGACGTCACCTTGCTGTCCGGCTGCTACCACCTTGCCGACCCACAAATACATGCCGCTCTGCGACGCCTGCCACCGGTCTCGGTCGTCACCGGTGGCCTCCCCCGGCTGGCCGAGCTGTCCACCCTGCTGAGCGACGACCTTGCCGCTGACCGGCCCGGGGCGGACGCGAACCGCGCGGCGCTGGTCGGCCTCGTTGTCGTGCAGGTGCTGCGCCACCCGGATATGGCCGACGCATGGGCGGTCCCCGACCCGTATATCGCGGCCGCCGTACGTTCCCTTCATGACGATCCTCGCGCGCCGTGGACCGTCCAACTCCTCAGCAGCCAGGCAGGAATGTCCCGCACGGCCTTCACCCGGCGATTCACCATCCTCGTCGGCAAACCCCCGATGGCCTACGTCAGAGATGTTCGACTGAGCACCGCCGCCCGCATGTTGCGCGATACCGACGCACCCCTCACTGCGATCGCCCGTCAGTCCGGTTACGCCAACGAGTTCTCCTTCGCCACCGCCTTCCGCCGCGAGTACGGCATCTCTCCAGGCCGCTTCCGCACCGGCCCCCACCATGGGCCAGGCGTTCCCGACCCCCAGCATGCGGCAACGCGGCAACGCGGTCCTCGGCATGCCGAGGACCATAAAACCCGCTGACCAGGGAAAACGGGCACATCCGAATCGGAACCAAGATCGATCCACCACCGCTAATCTTCGTTCGGACACTCCCCGAGAGCCCTTACCGTCCCGCCGCGCCCTCGTCACCCCGTCGTCGGCGCCGAGGAGGAGCCACTCACCCGGCCCGGCTGGTCCACGTCGACCAGCACGGCATGCGCGCGGAGACTATCGCCGCGGCGAACGCGAAGTGATCGAGGCCCACGGGCGGGTGCCGATTGTGGAGCACGGGGGCGAGGGCCGGCTCGCACCCCTCGACGAGCTACCGGCGGCAGATGAATGGCAGTTCACCGTGGAGGAGGGACCGCCACAAGCTCGCCTGACGGTTCGTCCTCAGCAGCGCGTACGGGCGGCGCTTGGCTCTGCGCCGATGTCGTGTGTCACTGAACTTTGATCGTGTGCCATCGTAGTTTGATCGGTAAAGGCCCTGGTCACGAGCGTGCCGGTGCCGCGCAGCCTCTTGGCTCGGCACCCTGTGAGGGCCCACGCTTCGGTGTCGAGTCCGGCCTCACGGGCCCCTGACAAGGCGTGATCAGACTTCGATGACACCAACTCACCGTGCCCTCCGGCACAGGCCGACGCCTCGCCGGACCGCTGGCGTATCGCTCAGCGGGGCCTGAGCCCGTCGACGACGACGTCCAGCATGCGGCTCAGCTGGGGGCGCTGCTCGGGTGCGCCGGCCACGGAGAGCAAACCGGCGAGGATGCCGCCTACCTCGACCGAGTCGATGTCGCTGCGCAGTTCTCCTGCTGTGGCGCCGGCCTCGAGCACCATCGCCAAGATCTGCTGGACCTCGTCGCAGACCGGCCCGGTGCCGAAGCGGCCGGAAGCGCTCATGGCGACCAGGGCCTCGCAGATGCCTCGTCGTTCACCGGCCCAGTCGGCGAATCGCAGCATCCAAGCGTGAAGGGCATGAGCGGGCGGCTCGGTGGCCAGCAGGGTACGCGCATCCTCGCGCAGGGGGCGGATCTGGTCTCGGTAGACCTCTTCGACCAGATCCTCACGCGTGGGGAAGTGCCGGTACAGGGTGGCGTTCCCCACCCCCGCGCGTTTGGCGATCGCGTCCAGCGAGATCCCGCGCCCAGACGCGAAGGCTTCAGCGGCCGTGGCGATCAGCTGCTCGCGGTTGCGCTGCGCGTCGGCGCGCAGGGTGCTGCGTGGAGGTGTCATGACCTTCGCGATCGTGAGTGTCGGATGAGTTCGGGAACGATTCGGGGATGTCCCCGGTTCAGTGTACGGTGAGACAAACGGGGACCTCCCCGATTGTGAATCGGTCTCACGCATCGCCTCAGCGACGAAAGGTTTGCCATGCCTACAGCTCTCATCACCGGGGGCACGACCGGGATCGGCAGAGCGACGGCCGAGCTGCTGCACGCCCGTGGCTACCAGGTCGCGGTCACCGGACAGAACCCCGAGTCCCTCGCACGGGCACAGTCCAAGCTCCCCGGTGACGTGCTCGTCGTCCGATCCGACGGGCGCGTGCTATCCGACACCGACGCCCTGATGTCGGCGGTGTCGGCGCGGTTCGGATCGCTGGACCTGCTCTTCCTCAACGCCGGGATCTTCCGTCTGGCACCGGTCGCCGAAGTGACGGAGGAATCGTTCGACGAGCACGCCGACCTCAACTTCAAGGGCCAGTACTTCACCCTCCAAAAGGCCCTTCCCCTCATGAACGACGGTGGCTCGATCGTGCTGACCGTCGGCATCGGATCCCGTCGCGGCACCCCTGGCGCCACGGTGGGAGCGGCGACACGCGGCGCGCTGCTGGCCATGCTGCCCTCGCTCGCGCTCGAACTGGCCCCACGCAGGATTCGGGTCAACGCCGTGAGCCCCGGGGCCACCGACACGCCCCTGCTCGACAAGCTGGGGGTGCCCGAGAGCGGCCGGGATGCCATGCGCTCGAAGATCCCCTTCGAGCGCTTCGGATCCAGCCAGGAGGTCGCGGAAGCAGTCGCCTTCCTCGCCTCGGACGCCGCCGCCGGCTACATCACGGGCCAGGACATCACCGTGGCCGGCGGCTACGGGCTCGGCGCCTGAATCCCAGGCGAGCCGACCACCCACCCACACCTCTCGAACACCACGAACCACACCTCACAGGAGAACACGATGGCACTGACTCTCGACACTTATCGGCTGCTGGGCCGTTCCGGACTCCGGGTCTCACCGCTGGCGCTGGGGACGGCGACCTTCGGCACCGAGTGGGGCTGGGGCGCCGAACGCGACGAGGCGCGCAAGCTCTTCGACCGCTACACCGAGCTCGGCGGCAACTTCTTCGACACCGCCAGCACCTACACCAACGGCAGCTCCGAGCGACTGCTCGGCGAATTCGCCCGCACCAACCGCGACAAGATGGTGCTGGCGACGAAGTACTCGACGCTGCGCCAGCCCGGAGACCCGAATTCCGGGGGCACCCACCGCAAGAGCATGCTGGCGTCGGTGGAAGCCAGTCTGCGGCAGCTGAACACCGACTACATCGATCTGCTCTACGTGAACGTATGGGACTTCAGGACGCCGGTGGAGGAGATCCTGCGGGGCCTGGACGACCTGGTGAGGCAGGGCAAGGTGCTGTACGCGGCGATCTCCAGCGCCCCGGCCTGGCAGGTGTCGCGCATGCAGGCGATCGCCGACCTGCGCGGCTGGTCGCCGCTGGTCGCACTGCAGACCGAGTACAGCCTGATCGAGCGCACCGCGGAGCGTGACCTGATCCCGATGGCACGCGAGATGGGACTCGGCGTCGTCCCCTTCTCCCCGTTGGGCGGCGGGGTGCTCACCGGCAAGTACAGCCGGGAGGACCAGAACCCGACGGGCTCCGTTGCCGGCGAAACCGCCAGCAGCCGCAAGAGCCTCAACGTCGCCCTGGGATGGGTCACCGACCGCAACCTTGCCATTGCCGATGCAGTGAAGGAGGTGGCCTCGGAGCTGGGCCACACACCCGCCCAGGTCGCACTGGCCTGGACCCTGAACGCCCCGGGCGTGACGGCACCCATCATCGGCGCCCGCACCATCGCGCAGCTGGAGGACAACCTGGGTGCCCTGCAGGTCGACCTCACTCCTTCCCAGCGAACCCGCCTCGACGAGGCCAGCGCCATCGACCTCGGCAATCCGCACGGGCTGCTCGCCAGCGACCACATCCGCACGGTCACCACGGGCGACATGAAGATCGAAACCCTCAGCTGATTCGCTGCGCAAACGGCGATCCGCATATATCGACATGGCCTGATGATGAAACGGAGCAACCTGGCATGGGTCAGCATAGCGACAGAAATGTGGTCATCACGGGCGGCAGCAGCGGCATGGGGCTCGCACTGGCGGAGCTGCTGGTGCAAGGCGGAGCCCGCGTGGTGATCACCGGCCGTTCTCAGGCCAAGCTCGACGCGGCAAGCGAACGGCTCGGCGAGAATGCCGTGGCCATCCGGGCGGATGTGGCCTCACTGCCCGATCTGGATAGGCTCGCCAGCCGTGCAAAGAGCGAACTCGGCTCGATCGAGGCCTTGTTCGTCAACGCCGGCATCTCACCCCTCACACCCCTCGAGTCGACGACCGAGGACATATACGACGAGCTTTTCGCAATCAACGTCAAGGGCGCCTTCTTCACTGTGCAAAAGCTCGCCCCGCTGCTGAGCGCGAACGCCGGCATCGTCCTCACCACCTCGATCGCGAACGTCATCGGCATGGTGGACACCAGCGTCTACGCGGCCGGCAAGGCAGCGCTGCGCTCGATGGCCCGCTCCTTCTCCCGCGAGCTGCTTCCGCGCGGAATCCGCGTCAACGCGATCAGCCCGGGCCCCATCGACTCGGGGATTCTGGAAACGATGAACTTGTCCAAAGAGGCCGCCGACCAGTTCAGGGCAGAGCGGACCGCGAGCAACCCCATGAAGCGCTACGGCACCGTCGAAGAGTTCGCCAAGGCGGCCGCGTTCCTCGCCTTCGATGCCACGTACACCACCGGCATCGAGCTGGCCGTGGACGGCGGCGCAACCCAGCTCTGAGCTCGTCTGCCATACCGCTGCGAGCGCAAAGCCCGCCAACAGAATTCATTCGCAGAGTCAGGCGGTGATCGATGAGCGCCGTGGTGGCACGTGCCGCGGAGAGCGGGGTAACACATGAGGGGCAGACCGTTGATGAACGATGCACTGGCCGGGCCGGGAGCACCTGATCCTCTCGGGACCGGCAGCTGCTGTCGTGCGAGGCTGGGCCGAGCAGTTCGTTAGCCAGGGCGTTCGCGTGTGCGCGGGTGGTTTACAACGATGGGCTACGTGCCCGTGAGACCGCCCGCGCCGCAGGCGAGGCGTTCCCGACGACCGGGGAGTCCCCGTGACTGCCTCCTGTCGTAGGGGGCGGCCACCGCCAGTGCTCACGTCCGGTCGTAACGGGTGAGCCAGGAACTGGTCACCTGAACCCGGCCACGGTGTCGGGGAAGGAAGCACACTCCGGTGACACCCATCGAGATATCCGACCGCGGCCAACGGCACGGTGGCACGTCACTGGTGCAACGGAGAGCGTCGTGGCGGGCGGAGAAATCCCGGCTGTCGACCGGCCCTCGACGGCCCTGGCGGCAGCTTGGACTGGCCCGCGGAAAACCCGGCGGCCATAATGGTGCGGATGCCTACAGATATTCACTCGCTCGGCACACTGTTGCGCACATGGCGCGAACGTCTCCATCCAGCCGATATCGGATTGGAGTCGTTCGGCCGTCGACGCGCAAAGGGGCTGCGCCGCGACGAAGTCGCGGAGCTGGCGGGGATCAGTGTGGACTATGTGACACGCCTCGAACAGGGACGCTCACTGACGCCGTCCGCACATGTCGTCGTCTCACTGGCACGCGCCCTCCAGCTCGATCGCGCCGAAACCGAAATCCTGCACCAGGCAGCCGGCTTGGCGCCGTCGAGTTCCGGTACGGTCTCGCGTGACATCCCACCAGAGGTTCAGCGCATGATCACGCGAATGGCAGACCTGCCGCTGGCGGTCTTCGCCGCCGACTGGACACTCCTGACGGCGACCCCTTTGTCGTCCGCGCTGTTCGGGACCCCTTCCCTCGCCAACGTCCCGGAGCAGAACCTTATTGTCCAGACATTCTTGGCAGAAACCCAGGCGGAGGCGGCAACCCCGCACGGTGGCGCGGAGGCATTCGAACGGGCACTGGTCGCAGACCTCCGACGTTCAGCGACGTGGTTCGCAGATGATCCCCGGTTCCGAGACCTCATCAAGACCGTTCAAGGCCAGAGCCCGCAGTTCGCCAAACTCTGGGAGGAGGGGCGGGCCGCGGCGCACAAGAGCCTCGTCAAGACCGTCCACCACTCATTGGTCGGAGATGTGACCCTCAACTGCGACGTCATGACCGTTCCTGACTCCGACATCAAGCTTGTTGTCTTCACCGCACTTGCGGGCAGCGCCGACGCCAAAAAACTCGACTCCCTCCGCGTCGGCGCGTCGGAGCGTGTCTAAGACCGTGTCCTACGTGGTGAGCTGACAAGGCGTTTGTAGCAGCACAGCGCGGCGGCAAGGCCGAGAAACAGCCGGGAAGTTGCGGGGGTAGCGTTCGTAGCGATAGTTGAACCGGCGGTAGCCGGTCAGCCACGACATGATCCGTTCGATGACCCAGCGACGGCGCCCCAACCGTTCACTGGACTCGACACCCTTGCGGGCAATGCGCGCGCCGATCCGCTTGCCCCACAGCCATTTCCGCAGCTGAAACCCGTCGTGCGCCTTGTCGGCATGCAGGCGCTGAGGCTTGAAGTACCGGCCGCAATGCGGGTCGTGCCTCGTTTGGTGACCCGTGATCATGGCTTCAGCGCGAGGCCGTGGTGGGTGTTCGCCGCGGAGAGGCCGACGAGGAGAGGCAGTCCGTTCGCGTCCGACAGGACGTGCGCCTTGGGACCCAGCTTGCCTCGGACCACGGGGCTCGGACCGGTGTGTTTGCCTTTTGGCTCTGACGTGGGAAGGAGTCGAGCACGGCGCGGGACAGGTCGAGCAGGCCGGCGTCGTCCAGGCGGCGCAGGATGGCTTCGTGCAGCCAGCCCCACACGCCGGCCCTGGACCAGATCACGAACCGGCTGTGGGTGGTCGACTTCGCGATCCCGCAATACCCGCCAGGCACAGCCGGACAC
Above is a window of Streptomyces sp. SAI-135 DNA encoding:
- a CDS encoding DinB family protein; protein product: MSESTTDGNQNRNGEHADLVAQIDRARQSLRGTISGLSDEEARRRTTVSDLCLGGLVKHVTAVEQMWANFLAEGPSALPDFASLTEADWARHAEQFRMMPGETLDALLAGYDVSNRRFDTLIATQPDLDTTIALPDSPFFTEERWTVRRVLLHVVLDTAQHAGHADIIREALDGKKSTG
- a CDS encoding acyl-CoA dehydrogenase family protein; this encodes MLAANAAATEEQGRPTVESRAAAEQAGAFALTTPEKFGGLDADHRTMVGVFAELGAGCPSTTWLAAVSATAKSFFFDWMTTEAQEAVYADPNVRVCGTAMPSGHARRVDGGYLVDGRWSYASGCLEAQWAEVGLGVIDEERMDRACLVILPTEQLLIDRTWDQAVGLRGTGSHTLVAEEVFVPDSFLMTQPEHLEGPGIGTRQLSVVLHTVAPLLGAARGALDLVRPLMTTERPVFGTPYTRRSQSPSARHLFAESSQLVDTAEQRTLGVADMLDAADLGNTFLATEAAGARMQLVSALRDCRTALDMLLDLHGSSALTGGNALSRFWRDVAIGSRHGAVNPYVVADQLGSALAPEKLPAEDS
- a CDS encoding AraC family transcriptional regulator, whose protein sequence is MDLLSDIASRIRGGHAFACQIGEPGPWRQRFPSKTGIGFHVIQRGTVWLTSAEKPPERVAAGDVIFLPYGAEHALHGEDVTLLSGCYHLADPQIHAALRRLPPVSVVTGGLPRLAELSTLLSDDLAADRPGADANRAALVGLVVVQVLRHPDMADAWAVPDPYIAAAVRSLHDDPRAPWTVQLLSSQAGMSRTAFTRRFTILVGKPPMAYVRDVRLSTAARMLRDTDAPLTAIARQSGYANEFSFATAFRREYGISPGRFRTGPHHGPGVPDPQHAATRQRGPRHAEDHKTR
- a CDS encoding TetR/AcrR family transcriptional regulator, producing the protein MTPPRSTLRADAQRNREQLIATAAEAFASGRGISLDAIAKRAGVGNATLYRHFPTREDLVEEVYRDQIRPLREDARTLLATEPPAHALHAWMLRFADWAGERRGICEALVAMSASGRFGTGPVCDEVQQILAMVLEAGATAGELRSDIDSVEVGGILAGLLSVAGAPEQRPQLSRMLDVVVDGLRPR
- a CDS encoding SDR family oxidoreductase, producing MPTALITGGTTGIGRATAELLHARGYQVAVTGQNPESLARAQSKLPGDVLVVRSDGRVLSDTDALMSAVSARFGSLDLLFLNAGIFRLAPVAEVTEESFDEHADLNFKGQYFTLQKALPLMNDGGSIVLTVGIGSRRGTPGATVGAATRGALLAMLPSLALELAPRRIRVNAVSPGATDTPLLDKLGVPESGRDAMRSKIPFERFGSSQEVAEAVAFLASDAAAGYITGQDITVAGGYGLGA
- a CDS encoding aldo/keto reductase produces the protein MALTLDTYRLLGRSGLRVSPLALGTATFGTEWGWGAERDEARKLFDRYTELGGNFFDTASTYTNGSSERLLGEFARTNRDKMVLATKYSTLRQPGDPNSGGTHRKSMLASVEASLRQLNTDYIDLLYVNVWDFRTPVEEILRGLDDLVRQGKVLYAAISSAPAWQVSRMQAIADLRGWSPLVALQTEYSLIERTAERDLIPMAREMGLGVVPFSPLGGGVLTGKYSREDQNPTGSVAGETASSRKSLNVALGWVTDRNLAIADAVKEVASELGHTPAQVALAWTLNAPGVTAPIIGARTIAQLEDNLGALQVDLTPSQRTRLDEASAIDLGNPHGLLASDHIRTVTTGDMKIETLS
- a CDS encoding SDR family oxidoreductase; amino-acid sequence: MGQHSDRNVVITGGSSGMGLALAELLVQGGARVVITGRSQAKLDAASERLGENAVAIRADVASLPDLDRLASRAKSELGSIEALFVNAGISPLTPLESTTEDIYDELFAINVKGAFFTVQKLAPLLSANAGIVLTTSIANVIGMVDTSVYAAGKAALRSMARSFSRELLPRGIRVNAISPGPIDSGILETMNLSKEAADQFRAERTASNPMKRYGTVEEFAKAAAFLAFDATYTTGIELAVDGGATQL
- a CDS encoding helix-turn-helix transcriptional regulator, yielding MPTDIHSLGTLLRTWRERLHPADIGLESFGRRRAKGLRRDEVAELAGISVDYVTRLEQGRSLTPSAHVVVSLARALQLDRAETEILHQAAGLAPSSSGTVSRDIPPEVQRMITRMADLPLAVFAADWTLLTATPLSSALFGTPSLANVPEQNLIVQTFLAETQAEAATPHGGAEAFERALVADLRRSATWFADDPRFRDLIKTVQGQSPQFAKLWEEGRAAAHKSLVKTVHHSLVGDVTLNCDVMTVPDSDIKLVVFTALAGSADAKKLDSLRVGASERV